The Mixophyes fleayi isolate aMixFle1 chromosome 9, aMixFle1.hap1, whole genome shotgun sequence DNA window CCTCTCCAGCCGTTGTAGGACCattagtcccagcatgccctgaatAGCTCTGTGCAAAAACTTTCTGTTACTCCAAAGCAAACTTAAAATGCTTCCTTTAATCTGCTCACCAGCATGTGAGCACGTCTTGTGTGTTACATCAGGAAGTTATTGAAATAAACAGGAGGTTGTTTTTAAAGGCAAATAAATAGAGGATAAAATCTGTTTCCCCAAGGTGCACAAACCCTATCAAGAGTTCTGCCAATGTGTGTAAAATTTTATATATGAATGTTACCAATGGCTCTTTCATACAACAGTGACTTATTTTAGCTCCATTACTTGACTGCTAATTACTATCCCAGTTTTAGGCTCATAGTCACTGCCATTAACTCACAATCTGGAGGCTGAGGCTCGGTAATGACACTGCCACTCACAAATTTTCCGAACCTGACTTTCTAAatcatcattttgtttttttttaacaatctgACTTTCACTCTACCCTGCCCTCTGATTTGTTCTCCAGTCTAATAACTTGAACAGTAAAACCTGACTTTCCAGATTTTGTATCTAAAAACCTTCtgtatttatattataacatTGTGGAAAGGTAATAAAATACAGTGAACTCCTAAACGTTGTGTACTGTGACTTAACTTGGTTATGTCGTTGTGTTTGtatactgtaattttttttttaaaatatggacaaatttaaataaaaggtgTGTAGTGGGTGTGTCACATATCTCAGGGGCGTGGCTTGTGCTTCAGTAGGCCAATCCCCTCCCAAAATATACCCTGCACTGCCACCTACACCTGTGCAGCAGCATAGCAgtgagcaggacatacctcccatcaTACCCAATTTCGGGATAAAGGTTTGGGGACTCCGGTatttatagtagtatttatgATATAGGATTATTTAGTAGTGAAATTACCAAGgtagtcattttgtgggctgaacccgCTATTCATGCGCACACAGCTGATCAAATTATTAGGAACTGGTTCCTAGTAAAATGATAGGCTACCTTCTCATGACtaatggttcagcccacaaaaatggctgcctctacagTGTGAAGGAGACAGATGCACTTTAAATGAAGAAGGTACCGGGCCCTGGAGGCTGTCGTCACTTCGCTCTATTTAGATCATTCATGAATAAACCATTCTACACAAGCTCCACCCACTTACATTTAAGACTCCTCCCACTGCATTTATGGCCACACCCACTTTATTTCTGACTCCAATAGGCATAATTTATGTTGCTTCGGGGAACAACCTGCGGTGCAAATTCTTATATGTACAAAAAGAGACAACTCCAACACGTCAGAATCTTCAAGGTTTTCAAtgaaatgtttattaaaacattttgattAAAGATTTGATTACTACATCAAAACAccacttaaaaaataataataaatctgtaAGCATGAAGGGTTAGTTGGTACTTTACAAAACAATAAGGTTGTTTTCACTTCAAATATAaagtcacatttattttttttaataattaacaataatGGTAATACAAAATAGACATTATACACCTTGTAGTAGCTTCTAGATTTCAACAAATATGTTTACACAGAAATACAAATGATGTTATTGATGGTGAACACGGATGTCACATCAGTCTGCAGGGCAATAAACTCTCTCACACGTGAAAAATCATACTCTAACCTGCAAAATACAAGTATACCACAAAAACATACCTATTTTCTGCACACGGCAGGTTCTGGTTTGTGTAGATGCAGGCATGACCTAATTATTGCTTCGCCTAGGGGCGAGAATACCTGGGGTATCTATACCACCTAGACCTCTGGGTAAAGCAAAATTATGTCGGCCattttggggggaagggggtaacAGCCTTGGCAGGTGACGTCATCAGGAGATGGTTGGTTTTAGATTTACGAAagtctaataaaatattttcaggtATTCCTGTTTGGCCTTGAACTTACATGAAGACAGCCATTTTTTTAAAGGTGACTTTTATAGGCTGAGAACCATTTCTGTgccattaaaatgtaattacacacAGAAAACAGTCTGTATTAATGAACTGCTGACTTTCCATGGCTCTACGGGATTTGATGGTCAGGGTGAGTCTATATGAGACTCCTATGTATTAGTATTCAAAacataaaggggtatatttactaaactgcgggtttgaaaaggtggagatgttgcctatagcaaccaatcagattctagctgtcatttcttagaatgcactaaataaatgaaagctgcaatcttattggttgctacaggcaacatctccactttttcaaactcgcagtttagtaaatatacccctttatgtCTTGAATACTAATACATAGGAGTCTCATATAGAACTGAATGATTGTTTACCATGAACTTAGTACTGCAAGATAGTTAACAGATATTCAATTTGCTCATAGATGATGGTTTTGTGAACTCACGACATTAACGTTTGGAAGAAGTTCTGACAATAAAGATGAAGCTCTAGCAAATACAACTGAAAAGATGCAcctttaaagtgcacctgttgcTTAGGAAccctggaagcagccattttgtgggctgaaccattgTTTGAGACAGCAACCTATCCATAAATTCACAGTCTTCTTTCCCATGAACATTGGTCCCGCCCACAAGATGGCCGATTGCACTGTGTGAAGGTGAAAGATGCATTTTAACTTCAGATGATAACAAGGCTTAAAAGTCTGAATAACATTTTTTTCACAACATATTATTTTCATGCAGACTTGTTTAGGTAAACTAGCCATGTAGTCCTTTTACATAATACACGTGATAATATGTCCTGACTGGGGTGATTGGACCCTGTATGAGCTCACGAGAAGGCACTTTCGTGAAAAGTAAACGGCTAATTCCGTGGGCTAGATCGGTGACCGCAAATGATAGCGATTTTCCAAGTACCCAATGTAAACATTGGATGAGCTTTTATCAGTAACGGCATGATAAAGTTAAGAAAAGATTGGCACATATGGATGCATTGTAGAAAAACatgcatatagtgtatatgtataaaCATATAGGTTACATGAAATATAGGTATTAAGGTCACTGTAAAAGCTCAGAGCATTGGTGTGTCTGGATGTTAACATGAGTATTAATGCATCATCAGGCACTGCAATCGTCTAATAACAAGGCCATATTCACATTGAAAAAATATTGAGGAATTTTAGATTTTCAAGTTAGCgtttaaaaaaacacagacatacTACATCAGAAGATCGCTTTATGTCTGTTCACATGTCACTCGGAATACAACGCCAGAAATGGGGTAATCGGTTCAAACAGTTGCACTAACtatttatgtaactttttttgCACTCAGAACATTAGACTGAATCGTCTATTTTTGTAAAAGCACCTTTAGAACATGATGACCCTAGAAAAAAATTAACCAAAAGGAAAGCACTGGGGCTATCCAATCCTGTATTTGGGGAAATTATCCCTAAATAAAATGCCTGTCTGCTCACATTAAGGAGCGGTAGCTATAACCGTACACAACGTTGCATTTACTAAAGACAGACAAGTTTCTGGCACCCCCACATTGCATGGTATGGAGCTTACGCCACATATTATTGCATTTTGCTTGTATGAACCTTGGTATGTCACATGTTAAAGGTTGATTTAAATAGATTAATCTGCTTTAAAacgcaaacaaaaaaaatggtcaCCTTGATTGTGACCGCCAGGGCAGTCATTGGGTTGAGATGCAGGAGAGATTAGAGCGGAAAGAGATTATTTCTGGAACGTGCGGCCTGCAATTTTTCATAATAGTTGTCATATCAAGTCCTTGGCTAAAACAGTTGTTCTTATATGGCCAGTGTTTTCTCTGTTACAGTCTCTGTCTTGATTTGCTTTGTCGTTGTGACTTTCAGAAACCCCAGTGTGGTCTCCTCCTCTTTTATTGTCTCTTCTTCCTGATGAGTGGTGAAACACACTTGTGGCAGGCTGATTTGGAAACCTTCTTGAGAACCCTCTTggatgtctgtgtgtgtctctgtggtTGTTTCCACCTCTGTCCCTGACTTTGTGCTCAGGGATAACTTGGGCATCTTGTATTTTGTGGATTTGTCTTTGCTGTTGTCCCCCTCTACTTCTTTCTGTATCCCACTATTGTCCACCCTGTATTCTCCCTTAGATTTACTCGACAGAAATCCAAGGGAAATCCGACCTTTCGCTGATTTTGAGTCTCCCTCTCCAACGTTCTCCATTGTTGCCATCTCGGTTCTTGCAGAAGAGCTTACAAGGTGGTCCTCACCCTTCTCCTTTTTCTTGAAACCAGAGAAAGTGATTTTAGGAGATTTAAATTTGGAGGTAAAGGAGCTCTCGTTGCTTTCCTCTCTGGTCTCTGGCTCGTCCGTCTTAACCAGCTTCAGATTCATCTCAGAGTCTATTTCTTTACCCTTGTATGGCGAAGAAAATTCAACTTTAGGAAACTTGAGTTTTCCAACCTTTACAGCCCCATCTTGAGATCCATTTTGAATAGATATCTCATTCTCCCCATTTACGTGACCAGAGGAATTGGTGCCATTTACCTCCCCTGAGTTTGCTTTGGAGGAAGAAAATCCTAACCTGGGAAACTTTATCTTTGAAGACTTAGAGGTGTCATCAAGACTCCTGTCCGCGTCGCCATCTGTCCTTGTCGAAGCTTCAAACTCTCCATTTACTTCTGTCCCTTTCCCTTTACCTCTGGACCGACCAAAAGAAGGTTTCATCTTTATTTTTGGTAACTTGACCTTCACTTCTGGACCTTCGGTTTCCAAACTTGTGTCTGCATCAGATGAAAATAGACTTGAACTTTTGTCCTTGACTTTTCCtagagagaaaatattttttttcatcttcttACCCTCGTGATCTGAGTCATGCTCAGAGCTTAACTGTTTCATATTTATCTCACTGTCTTTTGCCTCTAACTTCAGGTTGGGTGCAGAAAGCTCCACTTCTCCAGACATAGCTTTTGGTAAACCGACTGCAAACTTCGGTAGTTTTACTTTGTATTTTCTTTCAGCATCTTCTCCAGTCGTGCCGTGGTGTTTGTGTTCATCCTTGATTTTGCTGGTCTTCCTTGTAGAATCGTTTCCTTCCATGTCCTTTGATAGCCTGTGCTCCAGTTGTGCACCATCCACTTCATATTCTGCATGTCCTTTGATCTTCGGAGTGGATAGTTCTACATCTGGCATCTTAAACAAAGACTTTTTTCCTTCTGAATCATCTTCAAGAGATACTTCCATGTCATCATCTGCCTTCCGTCCTATTAGTCCAATTGTTGGCATCTTGATTTTTGGCATTTTCAGCCCCACATCTATTTCTAAATTCTCAATACTTGATGATTTGGCACTTTTTGTCTTGTCAGTTGCACTGGCTTGACCACTTTCCACCAGCCCCTCACCTTCAACCCCTGAAAACCCAACATCAGGCAAAGAGATTTTTGGCATTTTGAACTTTTCTGCACCCTCCCCAGATGGATGCAATGGCTCTGTGCTAACATCTATAGTTTTGCTTGAAATTCCAAATGAAGGCATCTTGATCTTAAACATTCGTCCATTTTCAGACTCTTCATGACCTGAGACCTTCACATCACCTTTCACAGACATTTTGTGGTCACTTTCTGTCTCcacatcctcccctcctcttttaagAGATCCTACTTGAAGCTTAGGCATTTTTATTCTGAAGCCCCTGATACCTGAATCAGAACTATCTTCTGTTTTGTAAGCCTTAACATCTACTTTGGCAGTATCTTTAACAACCGTACTGGAACCACCAAACTTAGGCATCTTTATTTTTGGCATCTTGAGCTTTAGTTCATGTTGGTCACCTTCAGGGTAACTTAATTCTGCCTTTTCACTATCTTTCGCATCATCCTTGTTTAGGCTAATATCTAGCTCCAGTTCTGGAGCCCTTATTTTAGGAGTGGACATTTTCGGCAGCTCTACAGATGGTAAACTAAATATTCCTTCAGTGGTACTTACTTCAGCACTTGAACCATGCATTTTCATCTCACCTTCAATGAAAGGTATGTCTTCTTCATCTAATCTGACTTTGGGAAGTGAAATATCAAAATGAGGCATTTTTATTTTAGACCCTTTCAATTTCATTTCAGACTCAGCCAATTTAGATTTGTCTCCACTAATTTCCATCTTGGCTTCTGACTCCCCAAAATTTGTCAACTCTACTCTTGGCATCTTTAATTTTGCAGCATTTCTTTCCAAACTAAGAGCGGTTTCATGCTCCAAAGATATCTCTGCACTTGGTTTGGGCAAACCAAAATCGAATTCTAGATCTGGGACAGAAACATCGATGGATGGAAGTTTGGGTATCTTTAAATCTCCTTCATAGTGTTTGATATCGACATCAGAAACATCTACTTCTGCTTTTGGGAAGGAGGTACAGATGTCTGGTTTAACACATGGGACAGAAATTTGTAATGAGGGCACTTGTGTTGGTGCAGAGATTTCCAGAGATGGCATCTTTAATTTATCACTAAATTGAGCCTCTGCGCTTTCAAGTCCTACTGACTTTTTTGCCTCTGCCTTTGAAAAAGTGACATCAGCTGTTTGATCACTCTTTATTCCAAAGGAAGGTAAAGCAACTTGGGGGACTTTCACGTGGACATCAGGCAGTTGAATATTCTCTCTTGAACCTTTTACAGTTAGGTCGACTTCCTTTGCCTTCACTTTTGGAGGTGACATTTTAAATGTAGGCATTTTAATAAAAGAGGTTTTTCCATCACCCTCTAACAACACTTTTGCTTCTTGTGCAGCCGTTTTCACTTTTTTTGCTTTATCTTCAGAGGAGCTGATCTCTAGCTTTGTTTCAGAGACATCTGCATCTTTTCTTGATATTCCGAATGAAGGCATCTTGATTGCCggcattttcatttttaattctttgcTTTTCCCCTTGGCTTCAGCACCAAGTTCACCAGAAGAAGCCTCAACGGCCTTCACTGGTTTAGATGGAGAAACTTTCGCTTCTACTTTAGCTTTCTCAATTTCTGCATCTTCATCACTTCCTTTGCTCTTACCAAATTTTGGCATCGAAAATTTAGGAATGTTCAGCTTCACATCTGGAATGTCGATATTGATTTCATGGGGTTTGTCTGTTATGGAAGAAGTGTCTGCTTTAGGAACTGCAATGTCTACCTCTAACTTCGGAGCGGAAATGTCAACAGTGGGAAGTTTAACTGATGGAATTTTAACTTTCACGTCAGAAGATACATCCACTTGGCCAGAAGAAGTGTCCACCCTCCCTTTGCTAGCTTTTACATCTACTCCACCTTCAATATCTTGCTTTGATTTTGGGAACATGATTCCGAATTTAGGCATTTTCATTTTTGGTCCTTTGATAGCAATTTCAGAGTCTCCCTCTGCATCCAATGTTTTTACATCCACTTCTCCGCCTTTCTTGAATTTGGGTCCAGAAATGCCAAGTTTGCGAAGAGAAAACTTTGGTGCTTTCCATTTAGCATCACTCACAGATGCGGCTGCCAGATCCTCTTTACTTGACAACTCAACTGCAACTTTTGGTATGCTTGCATCAATGTCCACATCAGGAATTTTTGGTGCAGTTATAGCAACAGAAGGAAGTTTCACTGATGGTAGCTTTATATCTTCTAAATCTGGCTTTTCTAGTTTCACTTTAGGGGGCCTGACATCAGCCTTTTCTTTGAGCTCGCTACCACTGGCTTCCATGTATGTGGATTTCCCTACTCCTATCTCAACTTTTGGCAAACTCATCTTTACCTCTTTATCGTCTTTGCTCAATCCAGGTCCCTTCATCTCTGCAGCAATGTGTGGTAAAGAAATGTCACCTGTGATCTTTGGAACATCAAGTTCAACGTTCATATTTTTGGCTACATCACTTAGTTTGGGGAGGTTTAGTGTTGGCATCTGGAATTTAGTGTCTGCTTCTTCCAAAAGTGGCTGAGATGCCTCCGTTTTTACTTTTGGAAAGTTCAGGTTAATGCCAAGGCTTGGGGCATCTATATCAAGAGTGGGCATTTTAATAGAAGGAAGACTTACTTTTGAATCCCCATCAAATGCTATTGAATCAGACTCTACTTTTGGAAGCTTCATTGCTAATTTAGGCTTGTCCAAAGAAATACCTAGGTCAGATTTTGGTGAAGTTATACGAAGATCAACAGGTTTAATTTTGGGAACAGAAATATCCAATTCAGGGACACTTATTTTATCATCTTTTACAGTAAGGTCTCCAATTTTTGGAAGTTTTGCTGTCACGTCAAGCTTGGGTAAGGAAACCTTGGGCATTTTAAACTTCAAGTCGTACCCATCTGTACCCTCCAACTCAGATGCTTTTATATCTGTCTTAGTTGACGGAACTGTGACTTCCAGTTTACCTGGTTCACTATCCTGGACTTTCGGCAATGAAATATCAACTGATGGCATCTTAATCGAGGGAAATTTAAGTTTTCCCTCCACTTCTTTCGAATACTCTCTCTCTGAACCATCCATCTCAGATTTATCTTTGGACAATCGTATTCCAAAACTTGGCAGATTGATTTTTGGCCCTTTTAATTTAAACTCCTTACCTTCACTTTTTCCAGCTGCCCCTTCTGCCTGGACTTCCTGAGTATCACCCTTTAAACCCAACTTAGGAAGACCTATCTTAGGCATTTTGAGTGTCACATCTGGAATTTCAACAGGGCTCTCTGTATCAACATGTGGGACAGTCCCAGGATAGGCATCTTTAGCTTTCATACCTACCCTAGGAGGACTTATTTTGGGCATCTTCAGTAGAACATCTGGAACATCAATGGGCTCAACAGTAATGTCTCCGGATTCCAGCTTGGGGACATTTATGTCAAAATCCACTTTAGGAGCAGAAATGTCAAGAGATGGAAATTTGATGGCACCTCTCGGTTGGCCATCGGGACTgtctccttctatttttcctttaGGGAGAGAAATCCcaatttgtggggtttttataGATGGCATTTTAAACTTATCCTCAGAAACTTTCTCCTTAATATCTTTTTTGACTTTTGGGGGTGTTAATTCCAAAACAGGTTCTGGAGCTTTGCTGGACATGCTAAATTTTGGTAGTTTGATTTGAAATCCTTGGCCAGTGGTCTCAGGTGTCTCCACTTCAACAGAACCATCAACTTTTGGCAAACTCAAATTGACATCCACTTTAGGTGCTGCTATTTCAACTGAGGGTAATTTGATTTCAGTTTTTGGCCTTCCATCAACGTGAACAGCAAGATCTGGTTCTTTTTGCAGTTGAGGTGCGCAGATTCCAACCCTTGATATTTGAGGAATGCTGAATTTAGCTCCTGGAGCCTCCACTGCAACATCAGCCAATGGTACTTTAATCTCAACATCTGGAATTT harbors:
- the PRX gene encoding periaxin isoform X3; protein product: METTINITEEKLRASEMVEVIVETEAQAGMTGINICGGGKDGLFISDVLKDSPAFKTLPLLEGDQIISAKVYFENIKYEDALKILQCAEQYKVGYCLKRTVPSSDVTLTPGSAEVKCPKAKMPKMTVKSLTPVKKKKKKVPSQVSDSEASLEAVKGSEISATSMDIPAVDVEFSFPKFSKFLKTKGGAEDTAVTKTTEISTKVTAAEQKRPKMKFPRLRVKEAAAAGGVSLGVSETKAVPAKAGAEVEGKDKSAAKTKKLKADVTVSKPQIGVSLPKVGIEAKEEKVFKTPQVELDIPLPTIKAETPEVSESVKVPGICTSVKIPDVEIKVPLADVAVEAPGAKFSIPQISRVGICAPQLQKEPDLAVHVDGRPKTEIKLPSVEIAAPKVDVNLSLPKVDGSVEVETPETTGQGFQIKLPKFSMSSKAPEPVLELTPPKVKKDIKEKVSEDKFKMPSIKTPQIGISLPKGKIEGDSPDGQPRGAIKFPSLDISAPKVDFDINVPKLESGDITVEPIDVPDVLLKMPKISPPRVGMKAKDAYPGTVPHVDTESPVEIPDVTLKMPKIGLPKLGLKGDTQEVQAEGAAGKSEGKEFKLKGPKINLPSFGIRLSKDKSEMDGSEREYSKEVEGKLKFPSIKMPSVDISLPKVQDSEPGKLEVTVPSTKTDIKASELEGTDGYDLKFKMPKVSLPKLDVTAKLPKIGDLTVKDDKISVPELDISVPKIKPVDLRITSPKSDLGISLDKPKLAMKLPKVESDSIAFDGDSKVSLPSIKMPTLDIDAPSLGINLNFPKVKTEASQPLLEEADTKFQMPTLNLPKLSDVAKNMNVELDVPKITGDISLPHIAAEMKGPGLSKDDKEVKMSLPKVEIGVGKSTYMEASGSELKEKADVRPPKVKLEKPDLEDIKLPSVKLPSVAITAPKIPDVDIDASIPKVAVELSSKEDLAAASVSDAKWKAPKFSLRKLGISGPKFKKGGEVDVKTLDAEGDSEIAIKGPKMKMPKFGIMFPKSKQDIEGGVDVKASKGRVDTSSGQVDVSSDVKVKIPSVKLPTVDISAPKLEVDIAVPKADTSSITDKPHEINIDIPDVKLNIPKFSMPKFGKSKGSDEDAEIEKAKVEAKVSPSKPVKAVEASSGELGAEAKGKSKELKMKMPAIKMPSFGISRKDADVSETKLEISSSEDKAKKVKTAAQEAKVLLEGDGKTSFIKMPTFKMSPPKVKAKEVDLTVKGSRENIQLPDVHVKVPQVALPSFGIKSDQTADVTFSKAEAKKSVGLESAEAQFSDKLKMPSLEISAPTQVPSLQISVPCVKPDICTSFPKAEVDVSDVDIKHYEGDLKIPKLPSIDVSVPDLEFDFGLPKPSAEISLEHETALSLERNAAKLKMPRVELTNFGESEAKMEISGDKSKLAESEMKLKGSKIKMPHFDISLPKVRLDEEDIPFIEGEMKMHGSSAEVSTTEGIFSLPSVELPKMSTPKIRAPELELDISLNKDDAKDSEKAELSYPEGDQHELKLKMPKIKMPKFGGSSTVVKDTAKVDVKAYKTEDSSDSGIRGFRIKMPKLQVGSLKRGGEDVETESDHKMSVKGDVKVSGHEESENGRMFKIKMPSFGISSKTIDVSTEPLHPSGEGAEKFKMPKISLPDVGFSGVEGEGLVESGQASATDKTKSAKSSSIENLEIDVGLKMPKIKMPTIGLIGRKADDDMEVSLEDDSEGKKSLFKMPDVELSTPKIKGHAEYEVDGAQLEHRLSKDMEGNDSTRKTSKIKDEHKHHGTTGEDAERKYKVKLPKFAVGLPKAMSGEVELSAPNLKLEAKDSEINMKQLSSEHDSDHEGKKMKKNIFSLGKVKDKSSSLFSSDADTSLETEGPEVKVKLPKIKMKPSFGRSRGKGKGTEVNGEFEASTRTDGDADRSLDDTSKSSKIKFPRLGFSSSKANSGEVNGTNSSGHVNGENEISIQNGSQDGAVKVGKLKFPKVEFSSPYKGKEIDSEMNLKLVKTDEPETREESNESSFTSKFKSPKITFSGFKKKEKGEDHLVSSSARTEMATMENVGEGDSKSAKGRISLGFLSSKSKGEYRVDNSGIQKEVEGDNSKDKSTKYKMPKLSLSTKSGTEVETTTETHTDIQEGSQEGFQISLPQVCFTTHQEEETIKEEETTLGFLKVTTTKQIKTETVTEKTLAI
- the PRX gene encoding periaxin isoform X1; its protein translation is MSAPIIPHLAPEFPVTFSIAWEERLESHVSGKPSETSPVKERFSPLKQRSPPAGRPHLSPEEIKDADRAVQKEKLHAELKKVLLQKGQRNLAEQEEPKMETTINITEEKLRASEMVEVIVETEAQAGMTGINICGGGKDGLFISDVLKDSPAFKTLPLLEGDQIISAKVYFENIKYEDALKILQCAEQYKVGYCLKRTVPSSDVTLTPGSAEVKCPKAKMPKMTVKSLTPVKKKKKKVPSQVSDSEASLEAVKGSEISATSMDIPAVDVEFSFPKFSKFLKTKGGAEDTAVTKTTEISTKVTAAEQKRPKMKFPRLRVKEAAAAGGVSLGVSETKAVPAKAGAEVEGKDKSAAKTKKLKADVTVSKPQIGVSLPKVGIEAKEEKVFKTPQVELDIPLPTIKAETPEVSESVKVPGICTSVKIPDVEIKVPLADVAVEAPGAKFSIPQISRVGICAPQLQKEPDLAVHVDGRPKTEIKLPSVEIAAPKVDVNLSLPKVDGSVEVETPETTGQGFQIKLPKFSMSSKAPEPVLELTPPKVKKDIKEKVSEDKFKMPSIKTPQIGISLPKGKIEGDSPDGQPRGAIKFPSLDISAPKVDFDINVPKLESGDITVEPIDVPDVLLKMPKISPPRVGMKAKDAYPGTVPHVDTESPVEIPDVTLKMPKIGLPKLGLKGDTQEVQAEGAAGKSEGKEFKLKGPKINLPSFGIRLSKDKSEMDGSEREYSKEVEGKLKFPSIKMPSVDISLPKVQDSEPGKLEVTVPSTKTDIKASELEGTDGYDLKFKMPKVSLPKLDVTAKLPKIGDLTVKDDKISVPELDISVPKIKPVDLRITSPKSDLGISLDKPKLAMKLPKVESDSIAFDGDSKVSLPSIKMPTLDIDAPSLGINLNFPKVKTEASQPLLEEADTKFQMPTLNLPKLSDVAKNMNVELDVPKITGDISLPHIAAEMKGPGLSKDDKEVKMSLPKVEIGVGKSTYMEASGSELKEKADVRPPKVKLEKPDLEDIKLPSVKLPSVAITAPKIPDVDIDASIPKVAVELSSKEDLAAASVSDAKWKAPKFSLRKLGISGPKFKKGGEVDVKTLDAEGDSEIAIKGPKMKMPKFGIMFPKSKQDIEGGVDVKASKGRVDTSSGQVDVSSDVKVKIPSVKLPTVDISAPKLEVDIAVPKADTSSITDKPHEINIDIPDVKLNIPKFSMPKFGKSKGSDEDAEIEKAKVEAKVSPSKPVKAVEASSGELGAEAKGKSKELKMKMPAIKMPSFGISRKDADVSETKLEISSSEDKAKKVKTAAQEAKVLLEGDGKTSFIKMPTFKMSPPKVKAKEVDLTVKGSRENIQLPDVHVKVPQVALPSFGIKSDQTADVTFSKAEAKKSVGLESAEAQFSDKLKMPSLEISAPTQVPSLQISVPCVKPDICTSFPKAEVDVSDVDIKHYEGDLKIPKLPSIDVSVPDLEFDFGLPKPSAEISLEHETALSLERNAAKLKMPRVELTNFGESEAKMEISGDKSKLAESEMKLKGSKIKMPHFDISLPKVRLDEEDIPFIEGEMKMHGSSAEVSTTEGIFSLPSVELPKMSTPKIRAPELELDISLNKDDAKDSEKAELSYPEGDQHELKLKMPKIKMPKFGGSSTVVKDTAKVDVKAYKTEDSSDSGIRGFRIKMPKLQVGSLKRGGEDVETESDHKMSVKGDVKVSGHEESENGRMFKIKMPSFGISSKTIDVSTEPLHPSGEGAEKFKMPKISLPDVGFSGVEGEGLVESGQASATDKTKSAKSSSIENLEIDVGLKMPKIKMPTIGLIGRKADDDMEVSLEDDSEGKKSLFKMPDVELSTPKIKGHAEYEVDGAQLEHRLSKDMEGNDSTRKTSKIKDEHKHHGTTGEDAERKYKVKLPKFAVGLPKAMSGEVELSAPNLKLEAKDSEINMKQLSSEHDSDHEGKKMKKNIFSLGKVKDKSSSLFSSDADTSLETEGPEVKVKLPKIKMKPSFGRSRGKGKGTEVNGEFEASTRTDGDADRSLDDTSKSSKIKFPRLGFSSSKANSGEVNGTNSSGHVNGENEISIQNGSQDGAVKVGKLKFPKVEFSSPYKGKEIDSEMNLKLVKTDEPETREESNESSFTSKFKSPKITFSGFKKKEKGEDHLVSSSARTEMATMENVGEGDSKSAKGRISLGFLSSKSKGEYRVDNSGIQKEVEGDNSKDKSTKYKMPKLSLSTKSGTEVETTTETHTDIQEGSQEGFQISLPQVCFTTHQEEETIKEEETTLGFLKVTTTKQIKTETVTEKTLAI